One region of Oryza sativa Japonica Group chromosome 5, ASM3414082v1 genomic DNA includes:
- the LOC107277488 gene encoding phospholipase D zeta 1 isoform X1: MNVERLVPGGAGGGGGRFRYERMPARGPADDGEGEEEEEEAAVPERRPEVLAASASFRLSEAARVFEELPRASIVAVSRPDAGDITPMLLSYTIEVHYKQFRWRLYKKASQVLYLHFALKRREFLEEFHEKQEQVKEWLQNLGIGEHMPVGHDEDEADDVNVPAQAEENSIRHRNVPSSAVLPVIRPALGRQHSVSDRAKVAMQEYLNHFLGNLDIVNSPEVCKFLEVSCLSFLPEYGPKLKEDYVSVGHLPKIQKDHKENCCSCGLFSCCKSSWQKVWVVLKPGFLALLKDPFDPKLLDVLIFDALPHMDISGEGQISLAKEIKERNPLHFGLQVSSGGQTLKLRTRSSSKVKDWVSAINAARQTPEGWCYPHRFGSFAPPRGLMPDGSMVQWFIDGEAAFQAIASSIEQAKSEIFITGWWLCPELFLRRPFQHHGSSRLDALLEARAKQGVQIYILLYKEVALALKINSLYSKQKLLNIHENVKVLRYPDHFSSGVYLWSHHEKIVIVDNQVCYLGGLDLCFGRYDNSAHKLSDVPPVIWPGKDYYNPRESEPNSWEDTMKDELDRTKYPRMPWHDVQCALYGPPCRDVARHFVQRWNYAKRNKAPNEQGIPLLMPHHHMVIPHYKGIGQEINSEADGKQNHDKDCDVKKPVSVDSRESCQDIPLLLPQELEPPALPNGDLRVNDLDANHSDHLHKTSFNQPLLNRKAKLDSSRQDLPMRGFVDNISSLESSSIRHFDSSKEEKYHMDKNWWEMQERGDQVASVLDIGQVGPRATCHCQVIRSVGQWSAGTTQIEGSIHNAYFSLIEKAEHFVYIENQFFISGLSGDETIKNRVLEALYRRILRAEREKKRFKAIIIIPLLPGFQGGIDDGGAASVRAIMHWQYRTICRGPNSILQNLYDVIGPKAHDYISFYGLRAHGRLCEGGPLVTNQIYVHSKLMIIDDRITLIGSANINDRSLLGSRDSEIAVVIEDKEVVSSKMNGKPWEAGKFSLSLRLSLWAEHLGLHRGEVSHIMDPIDDSTFKNIWMATAKTNTMIYQDVFSCVPNDLIHSRAQFRQSFAHCRDKIGHNTIDLGVAQEKLETYQDGDLKGTDPIERLQMIKGHLVSFPLDFMSQEDLRPYFSESEYYTSPQVFH, from the exons ATGAACGTGGAGCGCCtcgtccccggcggcgccggcggcggcggcggccgcttcCGGTACGAGCGGATGCCGGCTAGGGGCCCGGCGGAtgacggggagggggaggaggaggaggaggaggcggcggtgccggagcggcggccggaggtcctggcggcgtcggcgtcgttccGCCTCtcggaggcggcgcgggtgtTCGAGGAGCTCCCCAGGGCGTCGATCGTCGCCGTGTCGCGCCCCGACGCCGGGGACATCACCCCGATGCTGCTGTCGTACACCATCGAGGTGCACTACAAGCAG TTTAGGTGGCGTCTATATAAGAAAGCTTCACAAGTTCTCTATCTACATTTTGCATTGAAGAGGCGTGAATTTCTTGAAGAATTCCATGAGAAGCAAGAACAG GTCAAAGAGTGGCTCCAAAATCTGGGAATTGGGGAGCACATGCCAGTAGGACATGATGAGGATGAAGCAGACGATGTGAATGTTCCTGCACAGGCTGAAGAAAACTCCATTAGACATAG AAATGTTCCTTCAAGTGCTGTTTTGCCTGTCATTCGACCAGCTCTGGGGCGTCAACACTCAGTTTCTGATCGAGCAAAAGTTGCCATGCAAGAATATCTGAACCATTTTTTGGGGAACTTGGACATTGTCAACTCaccggag GTTTGCAAATTTTTGGAGGTATCATGTTTGTCATTTTTACCGGAATATGGGCCTAAGCTAAAGGAAGATTATGTATCTGTTGGACACTTGCCAAAAATTCAGAAGGACCATAAAGAAAACTGTTGTTCATGTGGGTTGTTTAGCTGTTGCAAAAGCAGCTGGCAAAAG GTTTGGGTTGTCCTGAAGCCAGGATTCTTAGCTTTACTCAAAGATCCTTTTGATCCAAAGCTTTTAGATGTCCTTATCTTTGATGCACTGCCACATATGGATATAAGTGGAGAGGGCCAAATATCTCTAGCAAAAGAGATCAAGGAACGAAACCCGTTGCATTTCGGACTCCAG GTGTCTTCTGGTGGCCAGACTTTAAAGTTACGAACAAGAAGTTCTTCTAAAGTGAAAGACTGGGTTAGTGCAATAAATGCTGCTCGACAAACTCCAGAGGGCTGGTGTTACCCTCATCGTTTTGGTTCATTTGCTCCACCAAGGGGTCTCATGCCAGATGGGAGTATGGTACAGTGGTTTATAGACGGAGAAGCTGCATTTCAGGCAATTGCTTCCTCCATTGAGCAAGCAAAATCAGAG ATATTTATTACTGGCTGGTGGCTCTGCCCAGAATTGTTTCTCCGACGCCCTTTCCAACATCATGGGTCATCTAGGCTTGATGCTCTACTGGAAGCTAGAGCTAAGCAGGGTGTACAG ATCTACATTCTTTTGTACAAGGAAGTTGCTCTTGCATTGAAAATCAACAGCTTGTACAGTAAACAAAAGCTACTTAACATTCATGAGAATGTAAAAGTTCTGCGATATCCTGATCATTTCTCAAGCGGTGTATACTTATG GTCACACCATGAGAAAATTGTGATAGTAGATAATCAAGTATGCTATCTTGGAGGTCTTGATCTGTGCTTTGGTCGCTACGATAATTCTGCGCACAAACTTTCAGATGTTCCTCCTGTGATATGGCCAGGGAAAGACTACTATAACCCCAG GGAATCTGAGCCAAATTCCTGGGAGGACACAATGAAAGATGAGCTGGACCGAACGAAATATCCTCGCATGCCTTGGCATGATGTTCAGTGTGCTCTCTACGGTCCACCTTGTCGGGATGTTGCAAGGCATTTTGTTCAGCGCTGGAATTATGCAAAG AGGAACAAAGCTCCCAATGAGCAAGGAATTCCCTTGCTGATGCCTCATCACCACATGGTAATTCCACATTACAAGGGCATAGGCCAAGAAATTAATAGTGAGGCTGATGGTAAACAAAATCATGACAAGGATTGTGATGTTAAAAAACCAGTCTCTGTGGACTCACGGGAGTCTTGTCAGGACATTCCATTGCTTTTACCTCAAGAGCTTGAACCACCGGCATTGCCCAATGGAGATTTAAGAGTGAACGATTTAGACGCCAACCACTCTGATCACCTACACAAAACAAGCTTCAATCAGCCTTTGCTcaaccggaaggcaaagttggATTCTTCCCGACAGGATTTGCCCATGAGAGGTTTCGTAGACAATATAAGTTCCCTTGAGTCATCATCTATTAGGCATTTTGATTCTTCCAAAGAAGAAAAGTATCACATGGATAAGAACTGGTGGGAGATGCAAGAAAGAGGAGATCAAGTTGCTTCAGTACTTGATATAGGGCAAGTTGGTCCAAGGGCAACTTGTCATTGTCAG GTAATTAGAAGTGTTGGTCAATGGTCAGCTGGAACCACTCAAATCGAAGGAAGCATCCACAATGCCTATTTTTCTCTTATTGAAAAGGCAGAACATTTTGTATATATCGAG AATCAATTTTTCATATCAGGCCTTTCAGGAGATGAAACGATAAAAAATCGTGTATTGGAAGCATTATACAGGCGCATACTTCGggcagagagagaaaaaaagcgCTTCAAAGCCATCATAATAATACCTCTGTTACCTGGTTTTCAG GGAGGCATTGATGATGGCGGAGCTGCATCTGTGAGAGCAATTATGCATTGGCAATACCGGACTATCTGTAGAGGCCCTAATTCTATACTTCAGAATCTATATGATGTTATTGGTCCAAAAGCACATGATTATATCTCATTTTATGGTCTTAGAGCACATGGTAGACTATGCGAAGGAGGTCCCTTGGTCACTAATCAG ATTTATGTCCACAGTAAGTTGATGATAATTGATGACCGCATCACATTGATTGGATCAGCTAACATAAATGATAGAAGCTTGCTTGGATCAAGAGATTCTGAG ATTGCCGTGGTCATTGAAGATAAAGAAGTTGTTAGTTCCAAAATGAATGGAAAACCTTGGGAAGCTGGGAAGTTTTCTCTAAGCCTACGTCTCTCTCTCTGGGCAGAGCACCTTGGCCTTCATCGAGGAGAG GTCAGCCATATTATGGACCCTATCGATGACTCAACTTTCAAAAATATCTGGATGGCCACTGCTAAG